ATTCAGAAGAACACAAATGTTGGCTCTATTCCAAACCTGTAATGTCGATTTTATGTGAAATTCCGGCGACAGTCAAGGACTTGGAAATGTCTTTGGCCACCTTCTCGTACTTTTCATTCTGAACCAGTGGAAATACTGTACATTTAATAGGGGCAACGAGTGGGGGGAACCGAAACACGTTCAACTGATCATCACCAGCTTTGCTTGGTCTGGTGTAGAAAGAATGCTCATATAGGCAATATATAATCCGGCCGATACCAAAAGATGGCTCGATTACGGATGGTGTGAAGACCCTTTGGTGAACTTTCTTTTTCTGCTTGGAAATCGCAACCATACTCTTCTTGATGGAGACATTTTTCTCAAGTGTGCACACATAAAACTCCATCTCTCCTTTTGTTTCCAAATTCGCTTTCATCTCCAAAGCTTCTTCCTCTTTCATTGCCTTACAAAAGTTAATATGGGGCATGATCAATTACACAAATACACTACAAtatcaaaaacaaaataataataaaaaaagcatCTGTCAAGTCACCTCCAAAGCTTCAACAACATTTTTTTGCTGTCCTTTGAATACAAGGCCTAGCTCTTTCTTCACAGGAGTTATAATCAATTCCTGAAATCATAAGTTATTtgtcaatcatcaaataaagaTGACCAGCATCTAAAACAGTTCATTTGTCGAAGAGAGTTATTGAGCTATGACACTGTACAATCATTAGCGAGATAACAGTTGGCTTTACCTCCACTTCTCTTGGTTCTGAAAATTTCTCTGCTGCTACAAGGGGAACACCACTTTTTTCCTGCCATACATTTGCAAGTCATCAGCAATGAATTTCTGTATTCTTAcatgttttttgttttggttttatAATCGCAAAACAAATCCAAAGAATACATTCTAAAATTTTTACATCTCATCATCACACTGACACAGCAAAGCACACCACCATTTCGGTTCAAAATGAGCAGAGATTTTTTTGGAGTTGTAGAGAAAaaattagggtaaataccattttgaaccctgtgttttgcaaaagttacaaattggaccctgtgttttgttaaatgacaaaatggaccctgaattttctaaaatagtaaaaataggacctgagcttaatttttgacaatttttttttaatacaaccaacttgaagacaatgcttaatacgaacagatacaaaaaatgtaaacagttttgtcatagcacttttagatcggattataattaaactttattttgacaaaaaatcaattcagggtcctatttgtactattttagaaaatacagggtccattttgtcatttaacaaacacagggtccaattggtaatttttataaaacagagggtccaaaatggtatttacccaaaaaATTACTCACTATTTTCCagcaccaaaaaaaaaagacagtaaagagaagaagaaagaaatactTACTGAATGAGCACGCAAATCAAAGGCGGATCTGTCTGCAATACCAACACACTCAATCCAACCATAGGAACACTCAATCTCAGCATCCCAACAGTCACATGCATAGTGAGCCATTTCATTTGCAAGGTGCTGGCGGAACCGTAAACGATCTTCATTTATACCAAGACGGGTGAGGAAAAGATACACTCTCCCAATGAAGTAGCCAAGAGTTTCGTTATTAACAATTCCCTAAGTGACATGTAACACAATCATCACCATCATCACATGCATAAAGACTAGGAAAGATACTGAAGAAAAGTTATTTGAACAAACCCCGGCAACTGCATCACCCAGACACAATTTCTTTGCAGACTGGCCAGACATTTGTTCTTCCCTTGGGAACATCAGAAACTCCAATTTTGCAACTTCTGAAAAGTTCGGGTGAGATTTGTCTTCGGGATCCACAAAGTGTTCGATCTCAGCAAGAGTAAATTCACGAACTCTCAGAAGCCCTTGTCGAGGAGATATCTGCAGATTAATACAGTATTCATGGAGTGAGATATTGTTTAAGGTTTCATTTGAAGAGCAAAATAGACCTTGCACAACTGCCACAGATCAAAATACTAGTTACAAAGATGGCATATCCATTACCCACTCAGAAACAATATGAGCATGCTATGCAAACATAAGTGCTAAAGTCCAAAGATAAGAACCTCGTTTCTGAAAGCCTGGCCAATTTGAGCAGCAGCAAAAGGTAGCTTGTTCCCATTGTAATAGTACAAGTCTTTGAAGTTAACAAATATGCCTTGTGCAGTTTCTGGCCGCATGAACCTACAACAGAGGAGATTTAATTACATATCAATTCTACCTAAACAGaagtcttaataataataataaaagaatcaCTGAGGATAACTAGTACCAAAATGTAATGTGCTCACCCAGAGCTCAGACCAGATGGACCTATTGATGTCTGAAACATGAGATTGAATGGATATGGATCAGAAAGTGGATTCTTAGTGTCTGGAGCTGTAATGCCATACTCCTTAAGTTTTGCACCCAGCTCTTCAGCTGAGAGCTCATCCAAGACAGCAAGTATGTGCTTCAGTTCTGCAGCCTCCTTGGCAGTTATGGAAAGGTCCTTTTGAAGCTTTTCACTGCAAAAGTCCTTGAGCAAGTGATCAGCACGGTAGCAAGTCCCGGTTTTCTCATCTTTTACCATAAGGTCAGTAAATTTATCAACATGACCAGATGCTTTAAGAACAACCTCTGGGGTTACACAGGGACAGTCAACCTCCAACATGTTCTCCTCAAGAACAAAATGCTGCAACAAAACAAAACCCCATCTCTTAACAGACTTAACataatacttatatatataaacacacatTGGGATCAAGAAAGCAAATATCGATGTTAATAGAAAATTGGTACTATAAATTCATGGAGATAACGAAAATTTAAGAAAACTTACGGGTATCACATATATTTGtctaaaaatagtaaaattaatgACAAAACTTATACAATACCAACAGATTTGAAGAATTATAACAATTCATCCaatttaataacaaataaaaatcatatttagATGTTATAAAATGGTCTTCATTATGTCgtcatacaaatataataatatttgacATTCACCCTCAATAAGGAAACATCACTACCAAAATGAACTTAGAAGAGGTTCAAAATTATTAGTAAAACAATTTTAATCATCAATATTGATACCAATATGTTTGCATGTAATTCTGAACCAcgattttctatatatatcaatcATTTTATTgcgttatatttttgaaaagacaaacaaagaaagaaaattgcATTCAAGCATCGTAAAAATTTCCCATTTTTTGTCGGAAAAGATATATTGCTAGCAAAATTAAGCTgcctaaaaattcaaaatatggGTGAAAATGTCGATTTTTGCTTCCTCGATTGAGATAAAAGAACCTACTTCCATAATCACAACTAGCGGAAACAATTTGAATTTTCTAATCCAGCTAAACAAAGTTCTAAAATTCTGCTCAAACCCGAAGCTCCAAAGTTGTAATCCATCGAAAATCAACGAAGAAGTGACTAACCTGACGCCAAAAGGAAAGGACATTAGACTTGACAGCACAACCTGGGGGGCCATAGTCATAAAGTCCAGCAACACCACGATAAATCTTGAAGGAAGGAATGTAAAACAGACGGCGTTCTAATGTGTTGGAGACCAACTGCCGGAATTCCTCTCTGCTAACGGAACCATCGCCACCTGAACCAGTAACGGTTGCTTGAAGGTCTTTCTCGAGAGTGGTCTTCTCAAGCTTGAGGGCATTGAGAGCTTGGATGGCAGCATCGATGTCAGACTTGGATGCTTTGGAGGCTTTGAGAGCACGTACGTTGTTTCCTTGAGCTTCGACAGCCGATAACTTATCAGCTAGTGCTTGACGAAGCGATTCCTCGGAAGCCATTGATGATGATGGCCTGAGAGTGAGATAATTGAGGGTGAGACGAGTGAGTAATTTATGACCAAATGAAGATATTAATGAGGATTTTATGAAATTCAATGGCATGAAATGAAATCTGATTGAAAATGGTAGAAATTTGAGAGAGATTACCTGAGAGAAATTGCCGGTGAGAGAGGAGAGTTGTGGAGCTTGAGAATCAGAGATAGAGGCGGCTTAGTGAGTGAGAGGTTTAGGGTTAAGGAGAGAGAGAAGTGGTGTTTGGATAGGAAAGGGATGGTGTAGTGTTGTAGTTGAGTTTTTGATTCCTATGTTTGGTTGCTACACTACAATTGGAAAACTCTATTCACTTACATCCTATGAACCCAATCCAATTAGAAGTACTACGAGTGTTCAACAAAATTTACAAACCGTCCAACTCGAGTAAATTGTTCAAATCAAATTGAATAAACTGACAAAAAATACAACTCGAAGTAATACAATAAAAGTCCAAATTGCCCAATGAATGTATTGGgtggtttacaaattattttaaactgCCCAATAACCTGAATAAACCGAATTAAGacgatttatatattttttaataaaaatatatagggtaaataccattttggaccctgtattttgcaaaaattacagattggaccttatgttttgttaaatgacaaaatagaccctatattttctaaaatggtaaaaataggaccctgagcttaattttagacaacttttttttttaatacaaccaacttgaagataattcctaatacgaacagatacaaaagatataaaaagttttgtcataacacttttagatcgaattataattaaattttaaaaatcaattcagggtcctatttgtactcttttagaaaatacagggtctattttgtcatttaacaaaacacagggtccaattggtaacttttacaaaacacagggtccaaaatggtatttacccaaatatatatattatattgcataaattacatttatttattaaactattttatatttaaagtttggacattttagtgtttaacttaaacttagatttatagttaataatttttgttgcatttggatattgaagttcaaatttaaaatctatactatattattactttttttattattattttatgtttactcaattgtatttatcttatattaaagttcttaattttttttatagaaaaaaaccTTTTATAGATAAATTAAACTAAACCTCACGGTCGTTACAAATAATGTTCAATGGGATGGTTGACAAGTCAACCATGGCATATTAGTCcacttagccacattatgggtTGCAAAATTACAAGATCTAGAAATgaacaaaaaattacaactcAAAAATAAACTAGAGAGCTTATTACATTGGTGAACATAGTTAACAATACCCCAACTGGAACAAGTCACATTCAGCGCCTTGATAACTATCTCCGAGTCACTCTCAATTAGCACAC
This Cannabis sativa cultivar Pink pepper isolate KNU-18-1 chromosome 6, ASM2916894v1, whole genome shotgun sequence DNA region includes the following protein-coding sequences:
- the LOC115724814 gene encoding glycine--tRNA ligase, mitochondrial 1, coding for MASEESLRQALADKLSAVEAQGNNVRALKASKASKSDIDAAIQALNALKLEKTTLEKDLQATVTGSGGDGSVSREEFRQLVSNTLERRLFYIPSFKIYRGVAGLYDYGPPGCAVKSNVLSFWRQHFVLEENMLEVDCPCVTPEVVLKASGHVDKFTDLMVKDEKTGTCYRADHLLKDFCSEKLQKDLSITAKEAAELKHILAVLDELSAEELGAKLKEYGITAPDTKNPLSDPYPFNLMFQTSIGPSGLSSGFMRPETAQGIFVNFKDLYYYNGNKLPFAAAQIGQAFRNEISPRQGLLRVREFTLAEIEHFVDPEDKSHPNFSEVAKLEFLMFPREEQMSGQSAKKLCLGDAVAGGIVNNETLGYFIGRVYLFLTRLGINEDRLRFRQHLANEMAHYACDCWDAEIECSYGWIECVGIADRSAFDLRAHSEKSGVPLVAAEKFSEPREVEELIITPVKKELGLVFKGQQKNVVEALEAMKEEEALEMKANLETKGEMEFYVCTLEKNVSIKKSMVAISKQKKKVHQRVFTPSVIEPSFGIGRIIYCLYEHSFYTRPSKAGDDQLNVFRFPPLVAPIKCTVFPLVQNEKYEKVAKDISKSLTVAGISHKIDITGTSIGKRYARTDELGVPFAVTVDSTTSVTIRERDSKDQIRVNVEDAASVVKDVSEGLRTWTEVWALFPHHSSASADD